A region from the Kribbella shirazensis genome encodes:
- a CDS encoding DsrE family protein translates to MSRTLVIKLTAGAEEPERANQAFTVAATAVAAGADVSLWLTGEAVWFAVPGRAETFELPHAAPLSDLLTAVLEGGQLTVCTQCAKRRNLTESDLLPGIRVAGAPAFTEEILTDNAQAIVY, encoded by the coding sequence ATGTCCCGCACGCTGGTGATCAAACTGACCGCAGGCGCCGAAGAGCCCGAGCGCGCCAACCAGGCCTTCACCGTCGCCGCCACCGCCGTCGCCGCCGGCGCTGACGTCTCCCTCTGGCTGACCGGGGAGGCGGTCTGGTTCGCCGTCCCCGGCCGGGCCGAGACCTTCGAACTCCCCCACGCCGCACCGCTGAGCGACCTCCTCACCGCGGTGCTCGAAGGCGGCCAACTGACCGTCTGCACCCAGTGCGCGAAGCGCCGCAACCTCACCGAATCGGACCTCCTCCCCGGCATCCGGGTTGCCGGCGCCCCCGCCTTCACCGAGGAAATCCTCACCGACAACGCCCAGGCGATCGTCTACTAG